The Carassius gibelio isolate Cgi1373 ecotype wild population from Czech Republic chromosome B9, carGib1.2-hapl.c, whole genome shotgun sequence genome includes a region encoding these proteins:
- the LOC127964856 gene encoding ladderlectin-like — translation MAMLRNLLLLFIVFSMGNADVDVDEKCPFGWTNFGVQCYKFVSQSVNWITAERSCQSLDANLASVHSKPENDFLLSLIPSSSTRCWLGAHDGVQEGQWLWSDGTPYDYTSWCSNEPNNLNTENCGEINWTSNRCWNDISCSTSMGYICAKDL, via the exons ATGGCAATGCTGAGAAATCTTCTGCTTCTGTTCATTGTGTTCTCCATGGGGAATGCAGATG TTGATGTAGATGAAAAATGCCCCTTTGGATGGACAAATTTTGGTGTCCAATGCTACAAGTTCGTCTCTCAGTCGGTTAACTGGATCACAGCAGAG AGAAGCTGCCAAAGTCTGGATGCAAATCTGGCGTCTGTGCACAGTAAACCTGAAAACGATTTTCTGCTGAGTCTGATACCTTCTTCTTCCACACGTTGTTGGCTTGGTGCTCATGATGGTGTGCAA GAAGGACAGTGGTTGTGGAGTGATGGGACTCCATATGACTACACCAGCTGGTGCTCTAATGAACCTAACAATCTGAATACTGAGAACTGTGGAGAGATCAACTGGACCT CTAACCGTTGCTGGAATGATATAAGCTGTTCAACCTCAATGGGTTATATTTGTGCTAAAGACCTGTGA
- the slc5a3b gene encoding sodium/myo-inositol cotransporter, whose translation MLKTGPVMEAADIAVVALYFVLVLVIGLLAMWKANHSTVSGYFLAGRTMNWFVIGASLFVSNIGSEHFIGLAGSGAASGFAVGAWEFNALLLLQLLGWVFIPVYIYSGVYTMPEYLSKRYGGKRLKIYFAALSLLVYIFTKLSVDLYAGALFIQESLGWNLYLSIILLISMTALLTVTGGLAAVIYTDTLQAVLMVGGALTLTIISLVKVGGLEGVREKYMEAVPNVTAILANSNFSFQYTNSCRIHPKPDSLKLLRGPLDEDIPWPGFILGQTPSSIWYWCADQVIVQRVLAAKNIAHAKGSTLMAGMLKILPMFIIVIPGMISRILFPDELACIGPEHCMAVCGSQAGCSNIAYPRLVMSVMPVGLRGLMMAVMIAALMSDLDSIFNSASTIFTLDIYKMLRVCASSRELVVVGRLFVLFMVTISIAWVPVIIEMQGGQMYLYIQEIAGYLTPPIAALFLLGVFWKRCNETGAFWGGMTGFVLGTARLFLGFIYREPKCDQPDERPAFITDVHYMYIAAGLFWISGLVAVCVSLCTSPPEEEKVKRTTIWGLKKLKRLPVTKREEMYKLTNGSGDGVLKKDVPEDVQKERCLDGADMTLLMPSPCEQDPMTPSTEASTPMELYANGHANLVKQKNQDKCDEESCLQVFDWICCHKEKTSGVEPKVVEEDEGAVRELLHEPPKIKLLLNLGLVFVCSLGVFMFVYFSL comes from the coding sequence ATGTTAAAAACGGGACCAGTGATGGAGGCGGCAGATATTGCAGttgttgcactttattttgtgCTTGTGCTTGTAATTGGCCTGCTCGCCATGTGGAAGGCCAACCATAGCACTGTCAGTGGCTACTTCCTGGCAGGTCGAACTATGAATTGGTTTGTGATTGGCGCCTCACTGTTTGTCAGCAACATCGGCAGCGAGCATTTCATTGGACTTGCTGGTTCTGGTGCAGCCAGTGGTTTTGCAGTGGGTGCCTGGGAGTTCAATGCCCTCTTGCTTCTGCAGCTACTTGGTTGGGTGTTCATTCCAGTCTACATCTACTCTGGGGTTTACACCATGCCAGAGTACCTCTCCAAGCGCTATGGGGGCAAGCGGCTAAAGATTTACTTTGCAGCCCTCTCACTTCTGGTCTACATCTTTACTAAACTCTCAGTGGACTTGTACGCAGGAGCTCTTTTCATTCAGGAGTCTCTTGGCTGGAACCTCTACCTGTCAATCATCTTGCTTATCTCTATGACCGCCTTGCTGACAGTTACCGGTGGACTGGCAGCTGTGATCTACACGGACACTCTACAGGCTGTGCTTATGGTTGGCGGTGCGTTAACCCTTACCATCATCAGCCTGGTCAAGGTCGGTGGTTTGGAAGGGGTGCGGGAAAAATATATGGAGGCAGTCCCCAATGTCACAGCCATCCTGGCTAACAGCAACTTCAGCTTCCAGTACACAAACTCCTGCCGAATCCATCCAAAGCCAGATTCCCTCAAGCTCCTACGAGGGCCACTGGATGAGGACATCCCTTGGCCAGGCTTCATTTTGGGTCAAACACCCTCATCCATTTGGTACTGGTGTGCTGACCAGGTCATCGTCCAGAGAGTGTTAGCTGCCAAGAACATTGCCCATGCAAAAGGCTCCACACTTATGGCAGGAATGCTGAAGATCCTTCCCATGTTCATCATTGTTATTCCAGGGATGATCTCACGAATATTGTTCCCTGATGAGCTGGCATGCATTGGACCAGAGCACTGCATGGCTGTGTGTGGCAGTCAGGCTGGCTGTTCCAACATCGCCTACCCTCGGCTGGTTATGAGCGTGATGCCGGTGGGTCTCCGGGGGTTGATGATGGCTGTGATGATTGCTGCCCTCATGAGTGACCTAGACTCGATTTTTAACAGCGCTAGCACCATCTTCACACTGGACATTTATAAAATGCTGCGTGTATGTGCCTCCTCCCGTGAGCTGGTGGTCGTCGGCAGGTTATTTGTGCTATTCATGGTAACTATCAGCATTGCTTGGGTGCCTGTCATTATTGAGATGCAAGGTGGCCAGATGTACCTGTACATCCAGGAAATTGCAGGATACCTGACTCCACCCATTGCTGCCCTTTTTCTACTTGGAGTCTTCTGGAAGCGTTGCAATGAGACCGGCGCATTTTGGGGTGGCATGACTGGGTTCGTACTAGGCACTGCCCGCCTCTTCCTTGGGTTCATATATCGTGAGCCAAAATGTGACCAGCCGGATGAACGGCCGGCTTTCATCACAGATGTCCACTACATGTACATTGCTGCCGGGCTGTTTTGGATCTCAGGGCTGGTGgctgtgtgtgtcagtctgtgCACATCTCCACCAGAAGAGGAGAAGGTCAAGCGTACCACAATATGGGGCTTGAAAAAACTTAAACGCCTTCCTGTGACAAAACGAGAGGAGATGTACAAACTCACTAATGGCAGTGGCGATGGTGTTCTCAAGAAAGATGTTCCAGAAGATGTCCAAAAGGAAAGATGTCTTGATGGGGCTGACATGACCCTCCTTATGCCCTCCCCTTGTGAGCAAGATCCCATGACCCCCAGCACAGAGGCATCCACACCGATGGAGCTGTATGCCAATGGTCATGCAAACCTTGTAAAACAGAAGAATCAAGACAAGTGTGATGAAGAGAGCTGCCTGCAAGTGTTTGACTGGATTTGTTGTCACAAAGAGAAAACATCTGGTGTCGAACCCAAAGTGGTTGAAGAAGATGAAGGAGCTGTCCGTGAATTGCTTCATGAGCCTCCTAAGATCAAGCTCTTACTTAACTTAGGCCTGGTATTTGTCTGTTCACTGggtgttttcatgtttgtgtaCTTCTCCTTGTAA
- the casq2 gene encoding calsequestrin-2 yields MQTTWILLLASLGLSALAGAEKGLEFPRYDGKDRVLDINEKNYRKGLKKYDMLCLFYHAPPPTAKELQKQLQMTELVLELAAQVLEEKDIGFGMVDSQKDAKVAKKLGLHEEGSVYVFKEDRVIEFDGLLTADTLVEFLLDLLDDPVEIIDNALELRAFDNMEEDIKLIGFFKSGDSEHYLAFQEAAEQFQPFIKFFATFEKSVAKELTLKMNEVDFYEPFMEEPVTIPDKPHSEEELVAFISEHRRPTLRKLRAEDMFETWEDDLNGIHIVAFAEEEDPDGFEFLEILKEVARDNTHNPDLSIVWIDPDNFPLLIPYWEKTFKVDLFRPQIGVVNVTDADSVWLEIPDDDELPSPEELENWIEDVLSGTVNTEDDDDDDDDDDDDDNDDDDDDDDEDDDNDDDDE; encoded by the exons ATGCAGACCACCTGGATCCTGCTGCTTGCCTCTCTGGGTCTCTCTGCCCTGGCTGGTGCTGAGAAAGGCCTGGAATTCCCACGTTATGATGGCAAAGATCGTGTCCTGGACATAAATGAGAAGAACTACCGCAAAGGCTTGAAGAAATACGACATGCTGTGCCTGTTCTACCACGCTCCTCCACCAACTGCAAAAGAGCTGCAGAAACAGTTACAAATGACTGAGTTAGTGCTAGAG TTAGCTGCTCAAGTCCTGGAAGAAAAGGATATTGGCTTTGGAATGGTTGACTCCCAAAAAGATGCTAAGGTTGCCAAGAAATTAG GTCTGCACGAGGAAGGCAGCGTCTATGTCTTTAAGGAGGACCGTGTGATTGAATTTGATGGCCTGCTCACTGCAGACACTCTTGTGGAATTCCTTCTGGAT CTGTTGGACGATCCGGTTGAGATCATTGACAATGCTTTGGAGTTACGGGCTTTTGACAATATGGAAGAAGACATCAAACTCATTGGTTTCTTCAAGAGTGGTGACTCTGAAC ATTATCTTGCTTTCCAAGAGGCAGCTGAACAGTTTCAGCCTTTTATCAAATTTTTTGCCACTTTTGAGAAATCT GTTGCAAAAGAGCTGACTCTGAAGATGAATGAGGTGGACTTCTATGAGCCTTTCATGGAGGAACCAGTCACTATTCCAGACAAACCACACTCAGAGGAAGAGCTGGTGGCCTTCATATCCGAACACAGGAG ACCAACTCTAAGAAAGCTCAGGGCAGAAGACATGTTTGAGACCTGG GAGGATGATTTGAATGGAATCCACATTGTAGCCTTTGCAGAAGAAGAGGACCCTG ATGGTTTTGAATTCTTGGAGATTTTGAAGGAAGTGGCAAGAGACAACACACACAATCCAGACCTGAGTATTGTGTGGATTGACCCAGACAACTTCCCACTG CTCATTCCTTACTGGGAGAAGACCTTCAAGGTTGACCTCTTCAGACCACAGATTGGTGTAGTTAATGTTACAGAT GCGGACAGTGTCTGGTTGGAGATACCTGATGATGATGAGCTGCCTTCACCTGAAGAGCTGGAAAACTGGATAGAAGATGTGCTCTCTGGAACAGTGAAtacagaggatgatgatgatgacgacgatgacgacgatgatgatgacaatgatgatgacgatgatgatgatgacgaagatgatgataatgatgatgatgatgaatga